Genomic DNA from Oncorhynchus mykiss isolate Arlee chromosome 2, USDA_OmykA_1.1, whole genome shotgun sequence:
TTTCTTTTTGCCCTTCCGTTTTTTCTTCTTTAACTCTTTATTCTCCTCGTTCTTCTTTACCTCTTTATTCGCCTCGTTcttcttccccttctcctcctctttattttctttctctttcttcttccCCTTTTgcgttttttttgttgtcttttcctcccctttcttcttctcctctttctctgctgACTCCTCTTCGTCTTtcgtcttcttctcctctttcttcgcttcctcctctttcttcttcttctctgctttctttgctgcctcttcctcctctttctttgcttcctcttcctcttctttcttctcctctgctttctttgcttcctctccctcctctttcttcttctcctctttctttgctgcctctccctccttctctgctTTTTTTgctgcctctccctctttcttcttcttcttctcctcctcctttttctctGCTGCCTCTTCCTCTTGATTCTGCTGCTCTGCCTCTTTCTTCGTTACCCCTTCCtcttcttttttcttcttctctgctttctttgctgcctcttcctcctctttcttcttcgcTTTCCTTGCtgcttcttcctcctctttcttcttcttctctgctttCTTTGCtgcctcttcttcctctttcttcttcttctctgctttctttgctgcctctttctcttctttcttcttcttcactGCCTCTTTCTTTGCTGCTTCTTccccttctttcttcttcttcttctctgctttCTTTGCtgcttcttcctcctctttcttcttctctgcttTCTTTGCTGCTTCTTCCTCTTTCTTCTTTGCTTTCTTTGCtgcttcttcctcctctttcttcttctctgcttTCTTTGctgcttcttcttcctcctctttcttcttctctgcttTCTTTGCTGCTTCTTCCTCTTTCTTCTCTGCTTTCTTTGCtgcttcttcctcctctttcttcttctctgcttTCTTTGCtgcttcttcctcctctttcttctcccccctttcctctgcctctttcttctcctcccccttGGCCTGCTCTAACTTTTCCTCCTTTGTTCCAGCCTCTGCCTTCTCTTTCCTGTCCTTCTCCGCCTTCTCGACCTCAGCCCACTCTACGTCTGAGCACTGCGAGCGCCGCttgaggaaggaggagaagaggcgtGAGAGGCCGCGGCTGGCTGAGGTGCGCTGGCGGGGCTTCACTAGCTGCTCCTCCTCAGTGGTGGTGGTGAAGATGGGGCTCTCTGTGGAGCCAGGCTCTGAGTCCTGCTCCTGGGTCTTCTGGCTGGgcttctccctctctggctcCGGTGCTGCTGCCTCTGGGCTCGGCTTGTTCTCcggttctctctctgtttctggcTCTGGGCTCGGCTTGTTCTCcggttctctctctgtttctggcTCTGGGCTCTGCTTGTTCTCCAGTTGTATCTCTGCCTCCGAGCTCTGCTTGTTCTCCggtcttctctctgcctctgctaCACTGGGCTTCGGCTTGCCCTCTGTGTCCGCCTCGCCCACCGCGCTAGCCTCTGTTGTCATGGTACACACTGCAGAACATGACATGGAGTAGTTAGCGATAGGAAAGAGAAAGCTTTGTGTGTTGTCATGTTGGATGATGCACAGCAACATACACACAAGCAAGACATGATTATGGACAGTCAACAGTGATGCACTGGTGCCATTCTATAGCATGAGCTACTACTACATTTTGTCAGACTTGAGTACTCGATCAAATATGCCACAAACACGTTTTCATATGGAGTTATGAGTGTATCCCACTCCACAATGGCACCTCttgttgaatgagtgtgtgtgtgtgtgtgtgtctgggaggaCCTCTTGAGAGACAGGCAGCTCACGACAGTGTGTGTCTATCAGAGGCTCATTAGAAACACACACAATGTAGTCTTTCTGCTCCGTAGCAGCCTGGAAGTCTATTAGTACAGCTCCAGTCAGTATCACCCTCAGCACTAACCCAACACGGCTCTTTCATCCGTCCGCTGTGGCCCCGCCGGCTTCATACGGTGGGCCAAGATGTCCCAATGTAACATTGCATGACAATGCATCACTAAATTGGTTTAGAAATTCACAGGACATACAGGGCTTCTGAGAAGTAAATGGCCAGTTACTGTGTTCACTTCACTGTGTGAACTTGTCTTGCAGTTGTGAGGCTGTCATTGAAAGAGTTGCAGCAGCATCAACGTACTTGTGTTAGATCATAGCAGTTCATCATCATATGTCTAGTAGCCCTCCATGCAGTGTTAACAGAGATTGCATCTACTTAGCCCACTGTTAGCATCTAGGCTAGTCTGATGCT
This window encodes:
- the LOC118944050 gene encoding axoneme-associated protein mst101(2)-like, with protein sequence MLFLSFTPLDWIPVPRPVWDVSCVSMLMFVCTMTTEASAVGEADTEGKPKPSVAEAERRPENKQSSEAEIQLENKQSPEPETEREPENKPSPEPETEREPENKPSPEAAAPEPEREKPSQKTQEQDSEPGSTESPIFTTTTEEEQLVKPRQRTSASRGLSRLFSSFLKRRSQCSDVEWAEVEKAEKDRKEKAEAGTKEEKLEQAKGEEKKEAEERGEKKEEEEAAKKAEKKKEEEEAAKKAEKKEEEAAKKAEKKKEEEEEAAKKAEKKKEEEEAAKKAKKKEEEAAKKAEKKKEEEEAAKKAEKKKKKEGEEAAKKEAGKKKEKENKEEEKGKKNEANKEVKKNEENKELKKKKRKGKKKAGEEHKAGEQSTTEVQVKAPIAAPEPELRAEAEGEAEQERQEEPVEDQDHHSISSAETQVSEGDRHSELLT